The following proteins are co-located in the Triticum aestivum cultivar Chinese Spring chromosome 1A, IWGSC CS RefSeq v2.1, whole genome shotgun sequence genome:
- the LOC123050348 gene encoding probable plastid-lipid-associated protein 3, chloroplastic — translation MAPLFASCHASHASLLLLSPNPAAAARLRVGGLRVRRPRRLRLPVRTAAGGSPLDAEIPDPTVDDDEWGREPPASAPGCSRPGVTDEWGEPGVAEPEQPSGADTPTNDDEWGGEPTPTPPKAKEAPVTKEDEGREELKRCLVDTVYGSGLGLKASSEVRGEVVELVAQLEAANPTSAPVQAPELDGNWILLYTAYSELLPILLAGATPFTRVDKISQEIDSRSMTIINASTISTPFASFSFSATASFEVQTPSRIEVQFKEGSFQPPEISSSVNLPEQIAIFGQKFSLGPVKELLEPLQRAFASIAGSISGQPPLKVPIPGDNKAKSWLLTTYLDKDLRISKGDGGGVFILAKEGSPLLD, via the exons ATGGCTCCCCTCTTCGCCTCCTGCCACGCATCCCACGCGTCCCTCCTACTCCTCTCccccaaccccgccgccgccgcgcgtctGCGCGTCGGTGGCCTCCGAGTcaggcggccccgccgcctccgcctccccgtACGCACCGCCGCGGGAGGCAGCCCACTCGACGCCGAGATCCCCGACCCTACAGTCGACGACGACGAGTGGGGCCGCGAGCCGCCCGCTTCCGCGCCGGGTTGCTCGCGCCCCGGCGTCACCGACGAGTGGGGCGAGCCGGGGGTGGCCGAGCCTGAGCAGCCCTCCGGCGCCGACACCCCTACCAACGACGACGAGTGGGGCGgggagcccacgccgacgccgcccAAGGCGAAGGAGGCTCCGGTTACGAAGGAGGACGAGGGGCGGGAGGAGCTGAAGCGGTGCTTGGTGGACACGGTGTACGGCTCCGGCCTGGGCCTCAAGGCGTCCTCGGAGGTCAGGGGGGAGGTCGTGGAGCTCGTGGCCCAGCTCGAGGCTGCCAATCCCACGTCCGCGCCCGTCCAGGCGCCAGAGCTCGACGGAAACTGGATACTCCT GTATACAGCATATTCTGAGCTTCTACCGATTCTGCTTGCCGGGGCAACACCATTCACCAGAGTTGATAAGATATCCCAAGAAATCGACTCGAGAAGCATGACAATAATTAATGCTTCAACTATTTCGACTCCATTTGCTTCCTTTTCATTCAGCGCAACTGCTTCTTTTGAAGTCCAAACTCCATCAAGGATAGAG GTCCAATTCAAAGAGGGGAGCTTCCAGCCTCCTGAGATATCATCATCGGTAAATCTACCTGAACAGATCGCCATATTCGGACAGAAGTTCAGCCTAGGGCCTGTTAAGGAGCTGCTGGAGCCTTTGCAGCGAGCATTTGCTAGCATTGCAGGGTCCATCTCTGGGCAACCACCCCTCAAGGTACCGATTCCTGGCGACAACAAGGCCAAGTCGTGGCTTTTGACAACCTACCTGGACAAAGACTTGAGGATTTCAAAAGGCGATGGAGGCGGCGTGTTTATTCTTGCCAAAGAGGGGAGCCCTTTACTAGATTAA